From Theileria annulata chromosome 1, complete sequence, *** SEQUENCING IN PROGRESS ***, one genomic window encodes:
- a CDS encoding uncharacterized protein (Tap349e08.q2ks7.cand.74 - score = 9.81), translating to MVFLSRRFGHIYRTVLLDGSPANRTAKWTLALLMTGIWIYKSEKKHPRKRGIFFRDNKAEPFHEYEIEEWNSKFKRDTA from the exons atggtTTTTTTAAGCAGAAGGTTTGGACATATATATAGAACTGTATTGTTAGATGGAAGCCCTGCAAATAGGACAGCAAAATGGACTTTAG CTCTACTCATGACTGGAATTTGGATATATAAAAGCGAGAAAAAACATCCAAGAAAACGTGGTATTTTCTTCAGGGATAACAAGGCAGAACCCTTTCATGAATATGAAATCGAAGAATGGaattctaaatttaaaagagaTACCGCTTGA